Proteins encoded together in one Microcebus murinus isolate Inina chromosome 18, M.murinus_Inina_mat1.0, whole genome shotgun sequence window:
- the MIF4GD gene encoding MIF4G domain-containing protein isoform X1 yields the protein MGEPSREEYKIQSFDAETQQLLKTALKDPGAVDLEKVANVIVDHSLQDCVFSKEAGRMCYAIIQAESKQAGQSVFRRGLLNRLQQEYQAREQLRARSLQGWVCYVTFICNIFDYLRVNNMPMMALVNPVYDCLFRLAQPDSLSKEEEVDCLVLQLHRVGEQLEKMNGQRMDELFVLIRDGFLLPTGLSSLAQLLLLEIIEFRAAGWKTTPAAHKYYYSEVSD from the exons ATGGGGGAGCCCAGTAGAGAGGAGTATAAAATCCAGTCTTTTGACGCAGAAACCCAGCAGCTGCTGAAGACAGCACTCAAAG ATCCAGGTGCTGTGGACTTGGAGAAAGTGGCCAATGTGATTGTGGACCATTCTCTGCAGGACTGTGTGTTCAGCAAGGAAGCAGGACGCATGTGCTACGCCATCATCCAG GCAGAGAGTAAACAAGCAGGCCAGAGTGTCTTCCGCCGTGGACTCCTCAACCGACTGCAGCAGGAGTACCAGGCCCGGGAGCAGCTGCGAGCGCGCTCCCTGCAGGGCTGGGTCTGCTATGTCACCTTTATCTGCAACATCTTTGACTACCTGAGG gTGAACAACATGCCCATGATGGCCCTGGTGAACCCTGTCTACGACTGCCTCTTCCGGCTGGCCCAGCCCGACAGTCTGagcaaggaggaggag GTGGACTGCTTGGTGCTGCAGCTGCACCGCGTCGGGGAGCAGCTGGAGAAGATGAATGGGCAGCGCATGGATGAGCTCTTTGTCCTGATCCGGGATGGCTTCCTGCTCCCAACCGGCCTCAGCTCCCTggcacagctgctgctgctggagatCATTGAGTTCCGGGCGGCCGGCTGGAAGACGACCCCGGCTGCCCACAAGTACTACTACAGCGAGGTCTCAGACTAG
- the SLC25A19 gene encoding mitochondrial thiamine pyrophosphate carrier isoform X1, which yields MVGYDPKADGRNNSKFQVAAAGSMSGLVTRALISPLDIIKIRFQLQIERLSRNDPGAKYHGILQATKQILQEEGPTAFWKGHIPAQILSVGYGAVQFLSFEMLTELVHGADLYDNHEFSVHFVCGGLAACVATLAVHPVDVLRTRFAAQAVLGSRALCTMIHVTIAHRWTLYLLLFHGVLQVYKTLRDAVVTMFRTEGPMVFYKGLSPTMISIFPYAGLQFSCYTSLKHSYEWLLPAEGKKSENLKNLLCGSGAGVISKTLTYPLDLFKKRLQVGGFEHARATFGQVRSYGGLLDCAKQMLQDEGALGFFKGLSPSLLKAAVSTGLIFSWYELFCNIFHCMKKPDRMR from the exons ATGGTTGGCTATGACCCCAAAGCAGATGGCAGGAATAACTCCAAGTTCCAGGTGGCAGCAGCTGGGTCTATGTCTGGACTTGTCACACGGGCGCTTATCAGTCCCCTGGACATCATCAAAATCCGTTTCCAG CTTCAGATTGAGCGCCTGTCTCGCAATGACCCCGGTGCAAAATACCATGGGATCCTACAGGCCACAAAGCAGATTTTGCAAGAGGAGGGCCCAACGGCATTCTGGAAAGGACACATCCCAGCCCAGATTCTCTCCGTAGGCTACGGAGCTGTCCAA TTTTTGTCATTTGAAATGCTGACGGAGCTGGTCCACGGAGCCGACCTGTACGACAACCACGAGTTCTCGGTGCACTTTGTATGTGGTGGTCTGGCTGCCTGCGTGGCCACCCTCGCCGTGCACCCTGTGGATGTTCTGCGCACCCGCTTTGCAGCTCAGG CTGTGCTAGGATCTCGTGCACTGTGTACCATGATTCATGTAACCATCGCCCACAGATGGACATTATACCTTTTGCTGTTTCACGGGGTACTGCAG GTGTATAAAACCCTGCGAGATGCCGTGGTGACCATGTTCAGGACCGAAGGCCCAATGGTCTTCTATAAAGGCTTGAGCCCCACCATGATCTCCATCTTCCCCTACGCCGGCCTCCAGTTCTCCTGTTACACCTCCCTGAAGCACTCCTATGAATGGCTCCTGCcagctgaaggaaagaaaagcg AGAACCTCAAAAACCTGCTTTGTGGCAGTGGAGCCGGAGTCATCAGCAAGACCCTTACGTATCCCCTGGATCTCTTCAAGAAACGGCTGCAGGTTGGAGGGTTTGAGCATGCCCGAGCTACCTTTGGCCAG GTGCGGAGCTATGGGGGCCTCCTGGATTGTGCCAAGCAGATGCTGCAAGACGAGGGTGCCCTGGGCTTCTTCAAGGGCCTGTCCCCCAGCCTGCTGAAGGCTGCCGTCTCCACAGGCCTTATATTCTCCTGGTATGAACTCTTCTGTAACATCTTCCACTGCATGAAGAAGCCAGACCGAATGCGCTGA
- the SLC25A19 gene encoding mitochondrial thiamine pyrophosphate carrier isoform X2, with the protein MVGYDPKADGRNNSKFQVAAAGSMSGLVTRALISPLDIIKIRFQLQIERLSRNDPGAKYHGILQATKQILQEEGPTAFWKGHIPAQILSVGYGAVQFLSFEMLTELVHGADLYDNHEFSVHFVCGGLAACVATLAVHPVDVLRTRFAAQGEPRVYKTLRDAVVTMFRTEGPMVFYKGLSPTMISIFPYAGLQFSCYTSLKHSYEWLLPAEGKKSENLKNLLCGSGAGVISKTLTYPLDLFKKRLQVGGFEHARATFGQVRSYGGLLDCAKQMLQDEGALGFFKGLSPSLLKAAVSTGLIFSWYELFCNIFHCMKKPDRMR; encoded by the exons ATGGTTGGCTATGACCCCAAAGCAGATGGCAGGAATAACTCCAAGTTCCAGGTGGCAGCAGCTGGGTCTATGTCTGGACTTGTCACACGGGCGCTTATCAGTCCCCTGGACATCATCAAAATCCGTTTCCAG CTTCAGATTGAGCGCCTGTCTCGCAATGACCCCGGTGCAAAATACCATGGGATCCTACAGGCCACAAAGCAGATTTTGCAAGAGGAGGGCCCAACGGCATTCTGGAAAGGACACATCCCAGCCCAGATTCTCTCCGTAGGCTACGGAGCTGTCCAA TTTTTGTCATTTGAAATGCTGACGGAGCTGGTCCACGGAGCCGACCTGTACGACAACCACGAGTTCTCGGTGCACTTTGTATGTGGTGGTCTGGCTGCCTGCGTGGCCACCCTCGCCGTGCACCCTGTGGATGTTCTGCGCACCCGCTTTGCAGCTCAGGGTGAGCCCAGG GTGTATAAAACCCTGCGAGATGCCGTGGTGACCATGTTCAGGACCGAAGGCCCAATGGTCTTCTATAAAGGCTTGAGCCCCACCATGATCTCCATCTTCCCCTACGCCGGCCTCCAGTTCTCCTGTTACACCTCCCTGAAGCACTCCTATGAATGGCTCCTGCcagctgaaggaaagaaaagcg AGAACCTCAAAAACCTGCTTTGTGGCAGTGGAGCCGGAGTCATCAGCAAGACCCTTACGTATCCCCTGGATCTCTTCAAGAAACGGCTGCAGGTTGGAGGGTTTGAGCATGCCCGAGCTACCTTTGGCCAG GTGCGGAGCTATGGGGGCCTCCTGGATTGTGCCAAGCAGATGCTGCAAGACGAGGGTGCCCTGGGCTTCTTCAAGGGCCTGTCCCCCAGCCTGCTGAAGGCTGCCGTCTCCACAGGCCTTATATTCTCCTGGTATGAACTCTTCTGTAACATCTTCCACTGCATGAAGAAGCCAGACCGAATGCGCTGA
- the MIF4GD gene encoding MIF4G domain-containing protein isoform X2, whose protein sequence is MGEPSREEYKIQSFDAETQQLLKTALKDPGAVDLEKVANVIVDHSLQDCVFSKEAGRMCYAIIQAESKQAGQSVFRRGLLNRLQQEYQAREQLRARSLQGWVCYVTFICNIFDYLRVNNMPMMALVNPVYDCLFRLAQPDSLSKEEESSPGSPAAPAGGLLGAAAAPRRGAAGEDEWAAHG, encoded by the exons ATGGGGGAGCCCAGTAGAGAGGAGTATAAAATCCAGTCTTTTGACGCAGAAACCCAGCAGCTGCTGAAGACAGCACTCAAAG ATCCAGGTGCTGTGGACTTGGAGAAAGTGGCCAATGTGATTGTGGACCATTCTCTGCAGGACTGTGTGTTCAGCAAGGAAGCAGGACGCATGTGCTACGCCATCATCCAG GCAGAGAGTAAACAAGCAGGCCAGAGTGTCTTCCGCCGTGGACTCCTCAACCGACTGCAGCAGGAGTACCAGGCCCGGGAGCAGCTGCGAGCGCGCTCCCTGCAGGGCTGGGTCTGCTATGTCACCTTTATCTGCAACATCTTTGACTACCTGAGG gTGAACAACATGCCCATGATGGCCCTGGTGAACCCTGTCTACGACTGCCTCTTCCGGCTGGCCCAGCCCGACAGTCTGagcaaggaggaggag AGCTCACCAGGGTCACCCGCTGCCCCTGCAGGTGGACTGCTTGGTGCTGCAGCTGCACCGCGTCGGGGAGCAGCTGGAGAAGATGAATGGGCAGCGCATGGATGA